A part of Paenarthrobacter sp. A20 genomic DNA contains:
- a CDS encoding GNAT family N-acetyltransferase produces MPEIELPIITDRLILRRFEAEDLERFHGYQSLPETARFLLRNELTRTKSMEVLGRYANFEFNQEGDWICLAIERKDQPGLMGEVVLKWLEGTGQGELGWILHPEARGHGIATESAEAVMKLAFEKLAFHRIDAKLDALNAGSAGICKRLGMRLEATLVDNWHYKGQWATENIYAILDSEWRTRHHPWTRTIS; encoded by the coding sequence ATGCCCGAAATTGAGCTTCCCATCATCACTGACCGACTCATCCTGCGGCGCTTCGAAGCTGAGGACCTCGAACGCTTCCACGGTTACCAATCACTTCCTGAAACCGCCCGGTTCCTGCTGCGCAACGAGCTGACCAGGACCAAGTCAATGGAAGTCCTGGGACGGTACGCGAACTTCGAATTCAACCAGGAAGGAGACTGGATCTGCCTTGCCATCGAGCGCAAGGACCAGCCTGGTTTGATGGGCGAAGTGGTCCTGAAATGGCTGGAGGGCACCGGACAGGGGGAGCTGGGCTGGATATTGCACCCCGAAGCTCGAGGACACGGGATTGCAACCGAGTCGGCAGAGGCTGTCATGAAGCTGGCCTTCGAGAAACTGGCGTTCCACCGGATCGATGCGAAGTTGGACGCGCTCAACGCTGGCTCGGCGGGCATCTGCAAGCGCCTGGGCATGCGGCTCGAAGCAACATTGGTGGACAACTGGCACTACAAGGGCCAATGGGCCACTGAAAACATCTACGCGATCCTGGACTCTGAGTGGCGCACGCGGCACCATCCCTGGACCCGGACCATCAGCTGA
- a CDS encoding hotdog fold thioesterase — MVETTLSGASHHILTNDYASEWMGIEVLKLDDGHATIRMHLRQEMLNGFGMAHGGMIFAFGDTAFALACNPANPTPKQAANITVASGVDINFIKPAFQGQVITAVANRRASTGRSGLYDIQIYAATPDDNAAHDTEPGELIAEFRGRSRTISKK; from the coding sequence ATGGTTGAAACAACCCTCTCCGGTGCATCGCACCACATCCTGACAAACGACTACGCGTCCGAATGGATGGGCATTGAGGTCCTCAAGCTCGACGACGGCCACGCCACCATCCGGATGCACCTCCGCCAGGAGATGCTCAACGGATTCGGCATGGCCCACGGCGGAATGATCTTCGCCTTCGGTGACACAGCCTTCGCGCTGGCCTGCAACCCGGCCAACCCCACGCCCAAGCAAGCCGCCAACATCACGGTGGCGTCCGGCGTCGACATTAACTTCATCAAGCCGGCGTTCCAGGGCCAGGTGATCACCGCCGTCGCAAACCGCCGCGCCAGCACCGGCCGAAGCGGCCTGTACGACATCCAGATCTACGCCGCTACCCCTGACGACAACGCCGCCCACGACACCGAGCCCGGCGAGCTCATTGCTGAGTTCCGTGGCCGTAGCCGCACCATCTCCAAGAAGTAG